The Kitasatospora sp. NBC_00374 genome has a segment encoding these proteins:
- a CDS encoding class I SAM-dependent methyltransferase — MTDLQHRDYAMSFGPVAAQYEASRPSYPPELFDEVERLAGRPLKGAEVLDVGAGTGIATRLLRARGARVTAVEPSDGMARQLLLSCPGTTVLKAGGEELPFHDATADLVTYAQAFHWTDPERSIPEAIRVLRPGGALAVWWNRPDSGVPWLAASRDRMVAALTPYHPNVRSDSTADSLAGYGLRVTDVELTWERPTTVDSLIAELGSRSYLAVLPAGVRDEVLAAERAALLAEFPDGSLLQPWRLDLSVGLTGD, encoded by the coding sequence ATGACCGATCTTCAACACCGCGACTACGCCATGTCGTTCGGCCCGGTGGCGGCCCAGTACGAGGCCTCCAGGCCCTCGTACCCGCCGGAGCTGTTCGACGAGGTGGAACGGCTGGCCGGGCGCCCGCTCAAGGGCGCCGAGGTACTGGACGTCGGCGCCGGCACGGGGATCGCGACCCGGCTGCTGCGGGCCCGCGGGGCCCGGGTGACGGCCGTCGAACCGAGCGACGGGATGGCCCGCCAGCTGCTCCTCTCCTGCCCGGGCACCACCGTCCTCAAGGCCGGCGGCGAGGAACTGCCGTTCCACGACGCCACCGCGGACCTGGTCACCTACGCGCAGGCCTTCCACTGGACCGATCCCGAGCGCTCCATCCCGGAGGCGATCCGGGTGCTGCGCCCCGGCGGCGCGCTGGCCGTCTGGTGGAACCGCCCGGACAGCGGCGTCCCGTGGCTGGCGGCCTCGCGCGACCGGATGGTGGCCGCGCTGACCCCGTACCACCCGAACGTCCGGTCGGACAGTACCGCCGACTCGCTGGCCGGGTACGGACTGCGGGTGACCGACGTCGAGCTGACCTGGGAGCGGCCGACCACCGTCGACTCCCTGATCGCCGAGCTCGGCTCCCGCTCCTACCTCGCGGTGCTGCCGGCCGGGGTCCGGGACGAGGTGCTGGCCGCCGAGCGGGCGGCGCTGCTCGCCGAGTTCCCGGACGGCTCGCTCCTGCAACCCTGGCGCCTGGACCTCTCCGTGGGCCTGACCGGCGACTGA
- a CDS encoding toxin glutamine deamidase domain-containing protein — protein MSRKLPEELAPVLARTGHRWPEADEDGLRRAAGLWREFGTESERLGRRGADSVHRVTGENEGTAVDAFAEHWRGFSGGGRGHLDDAHAAAEALAGALDRAAGAAEHCKAELIAVLTELAAQIERADAAEAKAAEAVAEAGPGLVGVVGKVVGAVKGAIAEAGEEAAVESAGLRVAGLLEELGREMREGLQAALKEPAVTALERIAQADGRGLHGERREHSAARDAGQFTGAVGGAVGGAAAVAGVRTLSAAVGPDGQVLTDKAGNPVLVDAEGRPVRGVEGVSVAVDAKGRPVLGEDGRPVLLGADGKPVTGLVTGADGRPLTDADGRPLTVAADGSLGASGLTMAVDAHGRPVLDADGHPVVVGPDGKPVSSLATDTDGRLLTDAAGHTVAVDQDGRTPDTRGGRLGPDGRPLTTVDSEGVTLGADGKPLLTTDTGRTPHDPLSTMSVTDGSSLAAGTASAGGAVAAAARGDEPVSLRGGSSGPRHQPSVVVDLDEPDSYDLPAASAAPVHHGPASVHTDSVAVAPPQVASAGGDPSAPISGGGWRSAEPPQAASAPSLGGGSAGGFQLGPVGGGPVGGGPVGGAPVGAAPVAAPVGGAIGAGVPGPGGAGAPAAPAAPGTPATPGAPGTLGAAPAAGQAGAAGQPGAAAAVVGGGPVQGAAGARSAAGGPLPGAAVGSGSASGAPGASGTPAPGGAAGQPGASAPVRIGPEGGYELRRRTEGGAEGGQDAQPSMAPLLVGQVGAAYLLSQFARRPAAQAPAARPVHDRTIADSRPYGLAGGLGPVDPAHQAEAVRRTAVPEDGSLDPAGDWTEILNAGGPREPGRANNCVDVALSAADTYLGRPTCAAPRLPDGPAGERGGRDRAERELGTRFHDLGDGPEAAARLAQSLLGSGPGAQAVLLTLDEFGRSHTWNAVNHGGTVLYLDHQEARRSAEPLHPVEHGLWAIALDARCRPIDLADVQPVATVAVPAAAPAPVQELKPVPEPAPAPEPVPAPEPEPEPAPAAAPPRSRLTAHHRPAAGPRSSRR, from the coding sequence GTGTCCAGGAAGCTCCCGGAGGAACTCGCCCCGGTACTGGCGAGGACCGGCCACCGCTGGCCCGAGGCCGACGAGGACGGGCTGCGCCGCGCGGCGGGCCTGTGGCGGGAATTCGGCACCGAGTCCGAGCGGCTCGGGCGCCGGGGCGCCGACTCGGTGCACCGGGTCACCGGCGAGAACGAGGGCACCGCGGTGGACGCCTTCGCCGAGCACTGGCGCGGGTTCAGCGGCGGTGGCCGCGGCCACCTGGACGACGCGCACGCGGCCGCCGAGGCGCTGGCCGGCGCGCTCGACCGGGCGGCCGGCGCCGCCGAGCACTGCAAGGCCGAGCTGATCGCCGTACTGACCGAGCTGGCCGCGCAGATCGAGCGGGCCGACGCGGCCGAGGCCAAGGCCGCCGAGGCGGTGGCGGAGGCCGGGCCCGGCCTGGTGGGTGTGGTCGGCAAGGTGGTCGGCGCGGTCAAGGGCGCGATCGCCGAGGCGGGCGAGGAAGCGGCGGTGGAGAGCGCGGGCCTGCGCGTCGCCGGGCTGCTCGAGGAGCTCGGCCGCGAGATGCGCGAAGGGCTGCAGGCGGCGCTCAAGGAGCCCGCGGTCACCGCGCTGGAGCGGATCGCCCAGGCGGACGGCCGCGGCCTGCACGGCGAGCGCCGCGAGCACAGCGCCGCCCGGGACGCGGGGCAGTTCACCGGCGCGGTCGGCGGGGCGGTGGGCGGCGCGGCGGCGGTCGCCGGGGTGCGCACGCTCTCCGCGGCGGTCGGCCCGGACGGGCAGGTGCTCACCGACAAGGCCGGCAACCCGGTGCTGGTGGACGCCGAGGGCCGTCCGGTCCGCGGGGTCGAGGGCGTGTCGGTGGCCGTGGATGCCAAGGGCCGCCCGGTGCTCGGCGAGGACGGCCGGCCGGTGCTGCTCGGCGCCGACGGCAAGCCGGTCACCGGCCTGGTCACCGGGGCGGACGGGCGTCCGCTGACCGACGCCGACGGCCGTCCGCTGACGGTGGCCGCCGACGGCAGCCTCGGCGCCAGCGGGCTGACCATGGCCGTGGACGCGCACGGCCGGCCGGTGCTGGACGCCGACGGGCACCCCGTGGTCGTCGGGCCCGACGGCAAGCCCGTCAGCTCGCTCGCCACCGACACCGACGGCCGGCTGCTCACCGACGCCGCGGGCCACACCGTGGCGGTCGACCAGGACGGCCGCACCCCGGACACCCGCGGCGGCCGCCTCGGCCCGGACGGCAGGCCGCTGACCACCGTGGACTCCGAAGGCGTCACCCTCGGCGCGGACGGCAAGCCCCTGCTCACGACCGACACCGGCCGTACGCCGCACGACCCGCTCAGCACGATGTCCGTCACCGACGGGTCCTCGCTCGCCGCCGGGACGGCGTCCGCCGGTGGCGCGGTGGCCGCGGCGGCCCGCGGGGACGAGCCGGTGTCGCTGCGCGGTGGCTCGTCCGGGCCGCGCCACCAGCCGTCCGTCGTGGTCGACCTCGACGAGCCCGACAGCTACGACCTGCCGGCGGCGTCGGCGGCGCCGGTGCACCACGGGCCGGCGTCCGTGCACACCGACTCGGTCGCGGTGGCTCCGCCACAGGTCGCGTCGGCGGGCGGGGACCCCTCGGCGCCGATCTCCGGCGGTGGCTGGCGCTCGGCCGAACCGCCGCAGGCCGCGTCCGCGCCGTCGCTCGGCGGCGGCTCGGCGGGCGGCTTCCAGCTCGGCCCGGTCGGCGGCGGTCCGGTCGGCGGTGGTCCGGTCGGTGGCGCGCCCGTCGGCGCGGCACCGGTGGCGGCTCCCGTCGGCGGCGCGATCGGAGCCGGAGTACCGGGCCCGGGCGGTGCCGGCGCTCCCGCCGCTCCCGCCGCGCCCGGTACTCCCGCTACTCCCGGTGCCCCGGGCACGCTCGGCGCCGCCCCGGCGGCCGGGCAGGCCGGTGCCGCCGGTCAGCCCGGTGCGGCGGCCGCGGTGGTCGGCGGCGGGCCGGTGCAGGGTGCGGCCGGCGCACGGTCGGCCGCCGGTGGCCCGCTGCCGGGCGCCGCGGTCGGCAGCGGCAGCGCATCCGGTGCTCCGGGTGCTTCAGGTACTCCGGCGCCCGGCGGCGCGGCGGGCCAGCCCGGTGCCTCGGCGCCGGTCCGGATCGGCCCGGAGGGCGGGTACGAGCTGCGCCGCCGGACCGAGGGCGGAGCGGAGGGCGGGCAGGACGCCCAGCCCTCGATGGCGCCGCTGCTGGTCGGTCAGGTCGGTGCCGCGTACCTGCTCTCGCAGTTCGCCCGGCGTCCGGCCGCCCAGGCCCCGGCGGCCCGGCCGGTCCACGATCGGACCATCGCCGACAGCCGTCCCTACGGGCTCGCCGGCGGGCTCGGCCCGGTCGACCCGGCCCACCAGGCGGAGGCCGTGCGGCGTACCGCGGTGCCCGAGGACGGTTCGCTCGATCCGGCCGGTGACTGGACGGAGATCCTCAACGCCGGCGGCCCGCGTGAGCCGGGCCGGGCCAACAACTGCGTGGACGTGGCGCTCTCCGCCGCCGACACCTATCTCGGCCGGCCGACCTGTGCCGCGCCCAGGCTGCCCGACGGGCCGGCCGGCGAGCGCGGCGGCCGGGACCGTGCGGAGCGCGAGCTCGGCACCCGCTTCCACGACCTCGGCGACGGGCCGGAGGCGGCGGCGAGGCTGGCGCAGAGCCTGCTCGGGTCGGGGCCGGGCGCCCAGGCCGTGCTGCTGACCCTGGACGAGTTCGGCCGCTCGCACACCTGGAACGCCGTCAACCACGGCGGCACGGTGCTCTACCTGGACCACCAGGAGGCCCGCCGGTCGGCGGAGCCGCTGCACCCGGTCGAGCACGGGCTGTGGGCGATCGCCCTGGACGCGCGGTGCCGGCCGATCGACCTGGCGGACGTCCAGCCGGTCGCCACCGTCGCCGTTCCGGCGGCCGCCCCGGCGCCGGTCCAGGAGCTCAAGCCGGTCCCCGAGCCCGCGCCCGCCCCCGAGCCCGTTCCCGCGCCCGAACCGGAGCCCGAGCCGGCGCCGGCCGCCGCGCCGCCGCGCTCGCGGCTCACCGCCCACCACCGCCCCGCCGCGGGCCCGAGGAGCAGCCGCCGATGA
- a CDS encoding Ppx/GppA family phosphatase translates to MRLGVLDVGSNTVHFLVVDAHPGAAPLPAYSHKAELRLAELLDADGAISEAGVERLTSMVASSLAVAEDKGVVDLLPFATSAVREAANGEAVLARVAAETGVELQVLSGQDEARLTFLAVRRWFGWSSGRLLNLDIGGGSLEIACGIDEQPDVACSLPLGAGRLTARLPGDVADPDDLRELRRHIRTEIARVVGEFARIGSPDHAVATSKTFKQLARMTGAAPADAGVRVPRRLTRTGLSAWLPRLAAMTVAERAQIPGVSEGRARQLLAGALVADAAMDLFGLDALDICPWALREGIILRRLDAMDGSGYRRAALTA, encoded by the coding sequence ATGCGACTCGGTGTGCTCGACGTAGGTTCCAACACCGTCCACTTCCTCGTGGTGGACGCCCACCCCGGTGCTGCCCCGCTGCCCGCGTACTCGCACAAGGCCGAGCTGCGGCTGGCCGAGCTGCTGGACGCGGACGGGGCGATCAGCGAGGCCGGCGTCGAGCGCCTGACCTCGATGGTCGCCTCCTCGCTCGCGGTGGCCGAGGACAAGGGCGTGGTGGACCTGCTGCCGTTCGCCACCTCCGCCGTCCGCGAGGCCGCCAACGGCGAGGCCGTGCTGGCCAGGGTCGCCGCGGAGACCGGCGTCGAGCTGCAGGTGCTGTCCGGCCAGGACGAGGCCCGGCTGACCTTCCTGGCGGTCCGCCGCTGGTTCGGCTGGTCCTCCGGCCGGCTGCTCAACCTGGACATCGGCGGCGGCTCGCTGGAGATCGCCTGCGGCATCGACGAGCAGCCCGACGTCGCCTGCTCACTGCCGCTCGGCGCCGGCCGGCTGACCGCCCGGCTGCCCGGGGACGTCGCCGACCCGGACGACCTGCGCGAGCTGCGCCGCCACATCCGTACCGAGATCGCCCGGGTGGTCGGCGAGTTCGCCCGGATCGGCTCGCCGGACCACGCCGTCGCCACCTCCAAGACCTTCAAGCAGCTCGCCCGGATGACCGGCGCCGCCCCCGCGGACGCCGGCGTCCGGGTGCCCCGGCGGCTCACCCGGACCGGCCTGTCGGCCTGGCTGCCCCGGCTCGCCGCCATGACGGTCGCCGAGCGGGCCCAGATCCCCGGCGTCTCCGAGGGCCGGGCGAGACAGCTGCTGGCCGGCGCCCTGGTCGCCGACGCCGCGATGGACCTGTTCGGGCTGGACGCGCTGGACATCTGTCCGTGGGCCCTGCGGGAGGGCATCATCCTGCGCCGTCTGGACGCCATGGACGGCTCCGGCTACCGCAGGGCCGCACTGACGGCGTGA
- a CDS encoding NADH-quinone oxidoreductase subunit D, whose translation MRETTVGIGAGAQELTSELGTSDMVLNIGPQHPSTHGVLRLKLVLDGERIVAAEPVIGYMHRGAEKLFEARDYRQIIMLANRHDWLSAFANELGVALAVERMLGMEVPERAVWIRTMLAELNRVLNHLMFLGSYPLELGGITPVFHAFHSREELQHVLEEASGGRMHYMFNRVGGLKEDVPAGWLGRVRAAVAAVRSQLPVFEDLVLGNEIFRGRTAGVGVLSAEHVHAYGVSGPIARASGVDFDLRRDEPYLAYGELQDVLTVVTREEGDCLARFECLLEQTANSLDLADACLDRLAGLPAGPVNLRLPKVLKAPEGETYAWTENPLGINGYYLVSRGDKTPWRLKLRSASYNNIQALTELLPGTLVADMVAILGSMFFVVGDIDK comes from the coding sequence ATGAGGGAGACCACGGTCGGCATCGGCGCAGGCGCGCAAGAGCTCACCAGCGAGCTGGGCACCAGCGACATGGTGCTCAACATCGGCCCGCAGCACCCGTCCACGCACGGCGTCCTGCGGCTGAAGCTGGTCCTGGACGGCGAGCGGATCGTCGCCGCCGAGCCGGTCATCGGGTACATGCACCGGGGCGCGGAGAAGCTCTTCGAGGCCCGGGACTACCGGCAGATCATCATGCTGGCCAACCGGCACGACTGGCTCTCCGCCTTCGCCAACGAGCTGGGTGTGGCGCTCGCCGTCGAGCGGATGCTCGGCATGGAGGTCCCCGAGCGCGCGGTCTGGATCCGGACCATGCTGGCCGAGCTGAACCGGGTGCTCAACCACCTGATGTTCCTCGGCTCGTACCCGCTGGAGCTGGGCGGCATCACCCCGGTCTTCCACGCCTTCCACAGCCGCGAGGAGCTCCAGCACGTGCTGGAGGAGGCCTCCGGCGGCCGGATGCACTACATGTTCAACCGGGTCGGCGGCCTCAAGGAGGACGTCCCGGCCGGCTGGCTCGGCCGGGTCAGGGCCGCCGTCGCCGCCGTCCGCTCGCAGCTGCCCGTCTTCGAGGACCTGGTCCTCGGCAACGAGATCTTCCGCGGCCGCACCGCCGGGGTCGGCGTGCTGTCGGCCGAGCACGTCCACGCGTACGGGGTCAGCGGCCCGATCGCGCGGGCCAGCGGCGTCGACTTCGACCTGCGGCGCGACGAGCCCTACCTCGCCTACGGAGAACTGCAGGACGTCCTGACGGTGGTCACCCGGGAGGAGGGCGACTGCCTGGCGCGGTTCGAGTGCCTGCTGGAGCAGACCGCCAACTCGCTCGACCTCGCCGACGCCTGCCTCGACCGGCTCGCCGGACTGCCGGCCGGCCCGGTCAACCTGCGGCTGCCCAAGGTGCTCAAGGCCCCCGAGGGCGAGACCTACGCGTGGACCGAGAACCCGCTCGGCATCAACGGCTACTACCTGGTCTCCCGCGGCGACAAGACCCCGTGGCGGCTGAAGCTCCGCTCCGCCTCGTACAACAACATCCAGGCGCTCACCGAGCTGCTGCCCGGCACGCTGGTGGCCGACATGGTGGCGATCCTGGGCTCGATGTTCTTCGTCGTCGGCGACATCGACAAGTAG
- a CDS encoding WXG100 family type VII secretion target, producing the protein MTDRVLIKPWEVHGEGREFEAISGDFAQAATELENSLAGLGTPWGTDEPGSGFAAAYGEAREGVLAGLQGLAERLGRIGGGLHAMADNADRNEADVKADFTGSATAPGPRAV; encoded by the coding sequence ATGACGGACAGGGTGTTGATCAAGCCGTGGGAAGTACACGGCGAGGGGCGGGAGTTCGAGGCGATCTCGGGTGACTTCGCGCAGGCCGCGACGGAGCTGGAGAACAGCCTGGCCGGTCTCGGTACGCCGTGGGGCACCGACGAGCCGGGCAGTGGCTTCGCCGCCGCGTACGGCGAGGCGCGCGAGGGCGTGCTGGCCGGGCTGCAGGGCCTCGCGGAGCGGCTCGGCCGGATCGGCGGCGGGCTGCACGCCATGGCGGACAACGCCGACCGCAACGAGGCCGACGTCAAGGCGGACTTCACCGGCTCCGCAACCGCGCCCGGCCCACGCGCGGTCTGA
- a CDS encoding alpha/beta fold hydrolase, which yields MTISHRLIGTGGNRVVVLHDWFGTTLGWGPFLDYLDGDTFTYATLDYRGYGERADVPGDYTLAEIAQDVLALADRLGWERFSLVGHSMGAKAAQRVLAEAPHRIRRLAGIAPVPASAYPLDADAHALFHGAAERPANRRAILDLVTGRRANAGWLDRMTAQSVAQSRPEAVEAYLTDWTTQDFAAKIAGSRLPVRVFIGEHDLALTEPVMQATWLSHYPDASLEVLANSGHYPMYELPVAFATALEDFLRG from the coding sequence ATGACGATCAGTCACCGACTCATCGGTACCGGCGGGAACCGGGTCGTGGTGCTGCACGACTGGTTCGGCACCACGCTCGGCTGGGGGCCGTTCCTCGACTACCTGGACGGCGACACCTTCACCTACGCGACGCTCGACTACCGCGGCTACGGCGAGCGGGCGGACGTGCCCGGCGACTACACCCTCGCCGAGATCGCCCAGGACGTGCTGGCGCTGGCCGACCGGCTCGGCTGGGAGCGGTTCTCGCTGGTCGGCCACTCGATGGGCGCGAAGGCCGCCCAGCGGGTCCTGGCGGAGGCCCCGCACCGGATCCGCAGGCTCGCCGGGATCGCCCCCGTACCGGCCTCCGCCTACCCCCTGGACGCCGACGCCCACGCCCTCTTCCACGGCGCGGCCGAGCGGCCCGCCAACCGCCGCGCCATCCTCGACCTGGTCACCGGGCGGCGGGCCAACGCCGGCTGGCTGGACCGGATGACCGCCCAGTCCGTCGCGCAGTCCCGCCCGGAGGCCGTCGAGGCCTACCTGACCGACTGGACCACCCAGGACTTCGCCGCCAAGATCGCCGGCAGCCGCCTCCCGGTCAGGGTCTTCATCGGCGAGCACGACCTGGCCCTCACCGAGCCGGTCATGCAGGCCACCTGGCTGAGCCACTACCCGGACGCCTCGCTGGAGGTGCTGGCCAACTCCGGCCACTACCCGATGTACGAGCTCCCGGTCGCCTTCGCCACCGCCCTGGAGGACTTCCTGCGGGGCTGA
- a CDS encoding SUKH-4 family immunity protein: MITREQAVDTAHRWINGELPQEAARGVRSHEFELGWVVWPEPSPVQVDPLTGARRAPEEIGAACAVVDRVTGELTVWPSVPVPTVVRRYRDRLGAGSYDPVLPPVTGPGVRATLVHRDAEGAQHTLVVDSAPGLPHPLLRGWQQLRSQGVQPADLVTLHADLRPGMLPGGYWAYVLRAQLPDTPIGWDHADGPWFDHRADAARAVAADRARAGGPRLNRVPFPVAVPPAQPESEPELAARLAALFGPDGVRRFDAGAVAAADLPEALARPLREIGLPRVVEGFFTLHHPESDGIADGAPAGPVLPDLAGHLAGLGRGGRATAAARQALLGQVLIGTDGWALLTVDTAQGRVRAVDPDHAEARYCNADLTAFTRCLALLADRLPRLRGLDPQSAGPVVAEFQWALATLDRTVFNDPENWWAVIVEQLWHGQL, encoded by the coding sequence ATGATCACCCGTGAGCAGGCCGTCGACACGGCCCACCGCTGGATCAACGGCGAGCTCCCGCAGGAGGCCGCGCGCGGCGTCCGCTCGCACGAGTTCGAGCTCGGCTGGGTGGTCTGGCCGGAGCCCTCGCCCGTCCAGGTCGACCCGCTGACCGGAGCCCGCCGGGCCCCCGAGGAGATCGGTGCGGCCTGTGCGGTGGTCGACCGGGTGACCGGCGAGCTGACCGTCTGGCCGTCCGTCCCGGTGCCGACGGTGGTCCGGCGCTACCGGGACCGGCTCGGCGCGGGCAGCTACGACCCGGTCCTGCCGCCGGTCACCGGCCCCGGCGTCCGCGCGACGCTGGTGCACCGCGACGCCGAGGGCGCGCAGCACACCCTGGTCGTCGACTCCGCCCCCGGGCTGCCGCACCCGCTGCTGCGCGGCTGGCAGCAGCTCAGGAGCCAGGGCGTCCAACCGGCCGATCTGGTCACGCTCCACGCCGACCTGCGGCCCGGCATGCTCCCGGGCGGTTACTGGGCGTACGTCCTGCGGGCCCAGCTGCCGGACACCCCGATCGGCTGGGACCACGCCGACGGCCCCTGGTTCGACCACCGGGCGGACGCCGCGAGGGCGGTGGCCGCCGACCGCGCCCGGGCCGGCGGGCCGCGGCTGAACCGGGTGCCCTTTCCCGTCGCCGTGCCGCCGGCCCAGCCGGAGTCGGAACCGGAACTGGCGGCCCGGCTGGCGGCGCTGTTCGGGCCGGACGGTGTGCGGCGCTTCGACGCCGGGGCCGTGGCCGCCGCCGACCTGCCGGAGGCGCTGGCCCGTCCGCTGCGCGAGATCGGCCTGCCGCGGGTGGTCGAGGGCTTCTTCACCCTGCACCACCCCGAGTCGGACGGGATCGCCGACGGCGCCCCGGCCGGTCCCGTGCTGCCCGACCTGGCCGGCCACCTGGCCGGGCTCGGCCGCGGCGGGCGGGCCACCGCCGCGGCCCGGCAGGCGCTGCTCGGGCAGGTCCTGATCGGCACCGACGGCTGGGCACTGCTCACCGTCGACACCGCCCAGGGCCGGGTCCGGGCGGTCGACCCGGACCACGCCGAGGCCCGCTACTGCAACGCCGACCTGACGGCCTTCACCCGCTGCCTCGCGCTGCTCGCCGACCGCCTCCCGCGCCTGCGCGGGCTCGATCCGCAGAGTGCCGGGCCGGTCGTCGCCGAGTTCCAGTGGGCCCTGGCCACCCTCGACCGCACCGTCTTCAACGACCCCGAGAACTGGTGGGCCGTCATCGTCGAGCAGCTCTGGCACGGACAGCTCTGA
- a CDS encoding SAM-dependent methyltransferase gives MSTAMEWMRWRTAMEQALYRADGGFYRRPEGPAGHFRTSVHASPRYARAVARLLSEVDEALGRPEELAFVDVGAGRGELTTGVLAAADPALAARLRPYAVELADRPEGLAERVVWTDRVPEGVQGLLFANEWLDNVPLDVAERDEDGVLRYVEVAPDGEERPGGELAEADARWAARWWPRGERLELGGPRDEAWARAVAGLDRGLAVAVDYAHFAAGRPPFGSLTGFRAGREVAPVPDGSCDITAHVALDSVAVPGVHSLWTTQRDALHALGVHGARPPLALASSDPAEYLRALGGAGEGAELTDPAGLGGFGWLLQAVRMPVPAGLGALAGWQTL, from the coding sequence ATGTCCACCGCCATGGAGTGGATGCGCTGGCGGACCGCCATGGAACAGGCCCTGTACCGGGCGGACGGCGGCTTCTACCGCAGGCCGGAGGGACCGGCGGGCCACTTCAGGACCTCCGTGCACGCATCGCCCCGGTACGCGCGGGCGGTGGCCCGTCTGCTGTCGGAGGTGGACGAGGCGCTCGGCCGGCCGGAGGAGCTCGCCTTCGTCGACGTCGGCGCCGGTCGCGGTGAGCTGACCACCGGAGTGCTGGCCGCGGCCGACCCCGCTCTCGCGGCCCGGCTGCGCCCGTACGCGGTCGAGCTGGCGGACCGGCCGGAGGGCCTGGCGGAGCGGGTGGTGTGGACGGACCGGGTGCCCGAGGGCGTCCAGGGGCTGCTGTTCGCCAACGAGTGGCTGGACAACGTCCCGCTGGACGTCGCCGAGCGGGACGAGGACGGTGTCCTGCGCTACGTCGAGGTCGCGCCGGACGGGGAGGAGCGGCCGGGCGGGGAGCTGGCGGAGGCCGACGCGCGGTGGGCGGCCCGGTGGTGGCCCCGGGGCGAGCGGCTGGAGCTGGGCGGGCCGCGGGACGAGGCCTGGGCGCGGGCGGTCGCCGGGCTGGACCGGGGGCTCGCGGTGGCCGTCGACTACGCGCACTTCGCGGCCGGCCGGCCGCCGTTCGGCTCGCTGACCGGGTTCCGCGCGGGCCGCGAGGTGGCGCCGGTGCCCGACGGCAGCTGCGACATCACCGCGCACGTGGCGCTGGACTCGGTGGCGGTCCCCGGTGTCCACAGCCTGTGGACAACCCAGCGGGACGCACTCCACGCGCTGGGCGTGCACGGCGCGCGCCCCCCGCTCGCGCTGGCCTCCAGCGATCCGGCGGAGTACCTGCGCGCCCTCGGCGGCGCCGGCGAGGGCGCCGAGCTGACCGACCCGGCGGGGCTCGGCGGTTTCGGCTGGCTGCTGCAGGCTGTCCGCATGCCGGTACCGGCGGGCCTGGGCGCCCTGGCGGGGTGGCAGACTCTGTAG
- a CDS encoding sugar phosphate isomerase/epimerase family protein, with product MHIPDTKVALSTASVYPANTVTAFELAAKLGYDGVEVMVWNDPISQDVEALRRLSDAHRMPILAVHAPCLLITQRVWTSDPWTKLVRARAAAEKLGADTVVVHPPFRWQRQYAREFVAGIDRMAGETHVRFAVENMYPWRYRDREMLAYAPGWDVTEEEYRHFTIDLSHAATSRIDALEMSARMGDRLAHVHLADGAGSGKDEHLIPGRGKQPCAELLEQLARTGFDGHVVLEVNTRRSASPAEREADLAEALAFTRLHLATPARLR from the coding sequence CTGCACATCCCGGACACCAAGGTCGCCCTGTCCACCGCCTCGGTCTACCCGGCCAACACCGTCACCGCCTTCGAACTGGCCGCCAAGCTCGGCTACGACGGGGTCGAGGTGATGGTCTGGAACGACCCGATCAGCCAGGACGTCGAGGCGCTGCGCCGCCTCTCCGACGCCCACCGGATGCCGATCCTGGCCGTGCACGCCCCCTGCCTGCTGATCACCCAGCGGGTGTGGACCTCCGACCCGTGGACCAAGCTGGTGCGGGCCCGCGCGGCCGCCGAGAAGCTCGGCGCGGACACCGTGGTGGTGCACCCGCCGTTCCGCTGGCAGCGGCAGTACGCGCGGGAGTTCGTCGCGGGCATCGACCGGATGGCGGGCGAGACCCACGTCCGGTTCGCCGTCGAGAACATGTACCCGTGGCGCTACCGGGACCGCGAGATGCTCGCCTACGCCCCCGGCTGGGACGTCACCGAGGAGGAGTACCGGCACTTCACCATCGACCTCTCGCACGCCGCCACCTCCAGGATCGACGCCCTGGAGATGTCCGCCCGGATGGGGGACCGCCTGGCCCACGTCCACCTGGCCGACGGCGCCGGCTCCGGCAAGGACGAGCACCTGATCCCCGGCCGGGGCAAGCAGCCCTGCGCCGAGCTGCTGGAACAGCTCGCCCGGACCGGCTTCGACGGCCACGTGGTGCTGGAGGTCAACACCCGCCGCTCCGCCTCCCCGGCCGAGCGCGAGGCCGACCTGGCCGAGGCGCTCGCCTTCACCCGCCTCCACCTGGCCACCCCGGCCCGGCTGCGCTGA